From the genome of Sporolituus thermophilus DSM 23256, one region includes:
- a CDS encoding zinc-ribbon domain containing protein: MAFQDKTLKCKDCGAEFVFTAGEQEFYAEKGFENEPARCRSCREAKRRQREGGEAAPQREMHEVVCAQCGVTTQVPFKPRNDRPVYCRDCFNSRRQ; encoded by the coding sequence ATGGCTTTCCAGGACAAAACACTCAAGTGCAAAGACTGCGGTGCTGAGTTCGTTTTCACTGCAGGCGAACAAGAATTTTATGCGGAGAAAGGGTTCGAAAACGAACCGGCCCGGTGCCGCAGCTGCCGCGAGGCCAAACGGCGTCAGCGCGAAGGCGGCGAGGCTGCACCGCAGCGGGAAATGCACGAAGTCGTGTGCGCCCAGTGCGGCGTGACAACGCAAGTCCCGTTCAAACCGCGTAATGACCGCCCCGTTTATTGCCGTGACTGCTTTAATTCCAGAAGACAATAG
- a CDS encoding flagellar protein FlaG — MEVTVKPIDKVAVLTSQRVAPGENAPKAEAAPKADQAGSQARPAETDQEKKQLSRDELSEITQEMNKFMQMLNTNIQFALHEKTQRLMVQVVDMKEQKVLKEFPPHELLDTIAKIRDYVGFLLDKRA; from the coding sequence ATGGAAGTAACCGTCAAGCCGATAGATAAAGTGGCAGTTCTGACGTCCCAGCGCGTGGCGCCGGGGGAGAACGCGCCCAAAGCCGAAGCAGCGCCCAAGGCGGATCAGGCCGGAAGTCAGGCGCGGCCGGCGGAAACCGACCAGGAGAAAAAGCAGCTTAGCCGCGACGAATTAAGCGAAATCACCCAGGAAATGAACAAGTTCATGCAGATGCTCAATACCAATATTCAGTTTGCGCTGCACGAAAAGACGCAGCGGCTGATGGTCCAGGTGGTGGATATGAAAGAACAAAAGGTGCTGAAGGAGTTTCCGCCGCACGAACTGTTGGACACCATTGCCAAAATCCGGGACTATGTCGGCTTTTTGCTGGATAAGCGGGCCTGA
- a CDS encoding amino acid ABC transporter permease, which translates to MNFDFDLVVRSFPLLLAGAGITVQITAISVGIGLLIGMFVGMARLSKVWLLRAAATVYVDFLRGTPLLVQIFIIYFAIPIVIGKRIDPFIAAITACGINSGAYVAEIFRAGIQSIDKGQMEAGRSLGMSWAQTMRYIILPQAFKRIIPPLGNEFIAMLKDSSLVSVIGFEELTRRGQLIIARTYGSFEIWLTVAFIYLVMTLTISRLVDYLERRYKIDDKH; encoded by the coding sequence ATGAATTTTGACTTTGATTTAGTTGTCCGCTCGTTCCCGCTGCTCTTGGCGGGCGCCGGCATTACCGTCCAGATCACGGCCATCAGCGTCGGCATCGGCCTGTTAATCGGCATGTTTGTCGGTATGGCCCGCCTGTCGAAAGTCTGGCTGCTGCGGGCGGCCGCTACCGTCTATGTGGATTTTTTGCGCGGCACACCGCTGTTGGTACAGATTTTTATCATTTACTTTGCCATTCCCATTGTCATCGGCAAGCGGATTGACCCGTTCATCGCCGCCATTACCGCCTGCGGCATCAACAGCGGCGCCTATGTGGCGGAAATTTTCCGGGCCGGCATCCAGTCGATCGATAAAGGGCAAATGGAAGCAGGCCGCTCGCTGGGCATGAGCTGGGCCCAGACCATGCGCTACATCATTTTGCCCCAGGCATTTAAGCGGATCATCCCCCCGCTTGGTAACGAGTTTATTGCTATGCTCAAAGACTCGTCGCTGGTATCGGTCATCGGCTTTGAGGAACTTACCCGCCGCGGCCAGTTAATCATCGCCCGGACGTACGGCTCGTTTGAAATCTGGCTGACCGTCGCTTTCATCTACCTCGTCATGACACTGACCATTTCCCGCCTGGTAGATTATCTGGAGCGGAGGTACAAAATCGATGATAAGCATTAA
- a CDS encoding RrF2 family transcriptional regulator, protein MQLNQATDYAFRIVLHLACLPSGQVVNGQMLAEQENIPQRFLLKIMRSLTQAGLIKSYRGTDGGFALARPPEEITIWDVICAMEGEVTIHRCLADRTACNKHCAHECPVHAVLGQIQAELAAALRQADFATLASRRRTQEETEGKR, encoded by the coding sequence ATGCAGCTTAACCAGGCAACCGATTACGCTTTCCGCATTGTGCTCCATCTTGCGTGCCTGCCGTCCGGCCAGGTAGTAAACGGACAAATGCTGGCAGAACAAGAAAATATTCCGCAGCGGTTTTTGCTCAAAATTATGCGGTCCCTTACCCAGGCCGGTCTGATTAAGTCTTACCGCGGCACAGACGGCGGGTTTGCCTTGGCTAGACCGCCGGAGGAAATCACAATCTGGGACGTCATTTGCGCCATGGAGGGCGAGGTCACCATTCACCGCTGCCTCGCCGACCGGACGGCGTGCAACAAGCACTGCGCTCACGAATGTCCCGTCCATGCCGTGCTAGGGCAAATTCAGGCTGAGCTTGCCGCCGCGCTGCGGCAGGCAGATTTTGCTACCCTGGCCTCCCGACGCAGAACTCAGGAGGAAACGGAGGGAAAAAGATGA
- the fliS gene encoding flagellar export chaperone FliS — MNAMNMVNTYKTQQIMTAPPEQLTLMLYNGAIKFVDESIQAIEQRDFPKAHASNLRAQDIVRELMATLDMRYEIAKTWYQLYDYILYRLIQGNIKKDKEELSEARGMLQEFRDTWVEAMKRARAGQAAAGQAAGR; from the coding sequence ATGAACGCAATGAACATGGTCAACACCTATAAAACGCAGCAGATCATGACGGCGCCGCCGGAGCAGCTGACCCTGATGCTGTACAACGGCGCCATCAAGTTCGTCGATGAAAGCATTCAGGCGATCGAGCAGCGTGATTTCCCTAAGGCCCATGCCAGCAATCTGCGGGCCCAGGACATTGTGCGCGAGCTCATGGCGACGCTGGACATGCGCTATGAAATTGCCAAGACGTGGTATCAGCTGTATGACTATATTCTCTACCGCCTGATTCAGGGCAATATTAAAAAGGATAAAGAAGAACTGAGTGAAGCCCGCGGCATGCTGCAGGAATTTCGCGACACCTGGGTGGAAGCCATGAAGCGGGCCCGGGCCGGTCAGGCCGCCGCCGGCCAGGCGGCCGGGCGCTAG
- a CDS encoding amino acid ABC transporter ATP-binding protein encodes MISIKNVHKKFGALHVLKGVNLHVNEQEVVVIIGPSGSGKSTLLRCINYLEQPTEGEIIVDGIPLTGEVNINKVREEVGMVFQRFNLFPHMTVLDNITLAPTVVRKMAKAEAEKIALDLLAKVGLADKAHAYPEQLSGGQQQRVAIARALAMRPKVMLFDEPTSALDPEMIKEVLDVMKTLANEGMTMVVVTHEMGFAREVGDRVIFMDEGRIIEEGAPEELFTNAKEERTRSFLSKIL; translated from the coding sequence ATGATAAGCATTAAGAACGTTCATAAAAAGTTCGGCGCCCTCCATGTGCTCAAGGGGGTTAACCTCCATGTCAATGAGCAGGAGGTGGTCGTAATCATCGGCCCCAGCGGCTCCGGCAAGAGCACGCTGCTGCGCTGCATCAACTATCTCGAGCAGCCCACCGAAGGCGAAATCATCGTCGACGGCATCCCCCTCACCGGCGAGGTTAATATCAATAAGGTGCGGGAAGAAGTAGGGATGGTGTTCCAGCGCTTTAACCTCTTTCCCCATATGACGGTGCTGGACAACATTACGCTCGCGCCCACCGTCGTGCGGAAAATGGCTAAGGCGGAGGCGGAAAAAATCGCGCTGGACCTCTTAGCCAAAGTCGGGCTGGCGGACAAAGCCCACGCCTACCCCGAACAGCTGTCCGGCGGTCAGCAGCAGCGGGTGGCCATTGCCCGCGCCCTGGCGATGCGGCCCAAGGTCATGCTGTTCGACGAGCCTACCTCTGCCCTCGACCCGGAAATGATTAAAGAGGTGCTGGATGTTATGAAGACGCTGGCCAACGAAGGGATGACCATGGTGGTAGTGACCCATGAGATGGGCTTTGCCCGCGAGGTGGGCGACCGGGTCATTTTCATGGACGAAGGCCGCATTATCGAAGAAGGCGCCCCGGAAGAACTCTTTACCAACGCCAAAGAGGAGCGGACTCGCAGCTTTCTTTCCAAGATTCTATAA
- the fliD gene encoding flagellar filament capping protein FliD, producing the protein MGLRTYGLSGSGIDVDQMVKDLMKARRASYDKLYQKKTQLEWKKADYATMYSTLKSFRETTVFNYKLQNTLAPKKVASGNEAVVTATANADAANVNHTITVTQLAGGVTLGSNGPITTGAGKDTLATQFGLTGGSFDIKITNGTTSKTITVDPTKSIYEFVSAINSAGVNIKANYDATLDRFFLYTTGTGAATGIDFTGSSAKGVDFLQNKLKIATVSGVTTAGVTSTESTGFLSTDVLASKITGLPATFNLKLTNGAKTANITLNSGDTLQQVINKINAAGVDAAASFDDGTGKFTLQATSGTLDLTGSDSAALQLFIDKLKLPANLPTAHGQDAIFTLDGVNLTQASNTFTISGVTYNLKAAGTAAVAVSPDNDKAIANVKAFIEAYNATLDKINAELKEERYPDYLPLTDEQRKEMSESQVTDWEKLAKSGMLRRDPLLQDVIYKMRYDIATPVQGVTGKYTSLSSIGITTGDYSEGGKLYLDETKLKAALEEDPDIVSKLFSSNGDAREQDGVAVRLYDTLKTALDKIKGEAGTSASVDDDTTSVLAKRIKDYEKQMEAMDRRLKDIEDRYYKQFDAMEVALSRMNQQTGWLLQQFSSQ; encoded by the coding sequence ATGGGACTGCGGACCTACGGCCTGAGCGGGTCGGGCATAGATGTCGACCAGATGGTCAAAGACCTGATGAAGGCGCGCCGCGCATCGTATGATAAACTATACCAGAAGAAGACGCAGCTGGAGTGGAAAAAGGCCGACTACGCGACCATGTACAGCACGCTCAAAAGTTTTCGCGAGACGACGGTCTTTAATTACAAGCTGCAGAATACTTTGGCGCCGAAGAAGGTGGCGTCCGGCAACGAGGCGGTAGTGACGGCCACGGCCAACGCCGATGCCGCCAATGTCAACCACACCATTACCGTGACCCAGCTGGCCGGCGGGGTGACCTTGGGCAGCAATGGGCCTATCACGACCGGCGCCGGCAAGGATACTTTGGCTACCCAGTTCGGTCTGACCGGCGGGTCGTTTGATATTAAGATAACCAACGGGACGACCAGCAAGACGATTACCGTCGATCCCACCAAAAGCATCTATGAGTTTGTCAGTGCCATCAACAGCGCCGGCGTCAATATTAAGGCCAATTACGACGCGACGCTCGACCGGTTTTTCTTATATACCACCGGCACCGGCGCCGCGACCGGGATTGATTTTACCGGCAGCAGCGCCAAGGGCGTTGATTTTCTGCAAAACAAACTGAAAATCGCCACCGTTTCCGGCGTGACGACCGCCGGGGTTACCAGTACGGAGAGTACCGGCTTTTTGTCGACCGACGTGCTGGCCAGTAAGATTACCGGTCTGCCGGCGACGTTCAACCTTAAGCTTACTAATGGCGCGAAAACCGCCAACATTACGCTTAATAGCGGCGATACCCTGCAGCAGGTGATCAATAAAATCAATGCCGCCGGGGTGGACGCGGCGGCCAGTTTCGATGACGGAACCGGGAAATTCACGCTGCAGGCGACAAGCGGTACGCTTGATCTGACCGGCAGCGACAGCGCCGCTTTGCAGCTGTTTATTGACAAGTTGAAGCTGCCGGCCAATTTGCCGACGGCCCACGGCCAGGACGCCATCTTTACCCTTGACGGCGTAAACCTCACGCAGGCAAGCAATACTTTCACCATTTCCGGCGTTACCTACAACCTGAAGGCGGCGGGAACGGCCGCGGTGGCGGTATCGCCCGACAACGACAAAGCGATTGCCAACGTCAAGGCTTTTATCGAGGCGTATAACGCTACGCTGGACAAAATTAACGCCGAACTGAAAGAGGAGCGCTATCCCGATTACCTGCCGCTTACCGACGAGCAGCGCAAGGAGATGAGCGAGAGCCAGGTCACGGACTGGGAGAAGTTGGCCAAGAGCGGCATGCTGCGCCGCGACCCGCTTCTCCAGGATGTCATCTACAAAATGCGCTATGATATCGCGACACCCGTCCAGGGGGTGACCGGCAAATATACCAGCTTGTCCAGCATCGGCATCACGACCGGCGACTATTCGGAAGGCGGCAAGCTGTACCTGGACGAGACCAAGCTCAAGGCGGCGCTGGAAGAGGACCCGGATATTGTGAGCAAGCTTTTCAGCAGCAACGGGGACGCCCGGGAGCAAGACGGCGTGGCCGTCCGGCTCTACGATACGCTCAAGACCGCACTGGATAAAATCAAAGGCGAAGCCGGCACTTCGGCCTCGGTCGACGACGACACGACCAGCGTACTGGCCAAGCGCATCAAAGACTATGAAAAGCAGATGGAAGCTATGGACCGCCGGCTTAAGGACATCGAGGATCGTTACTACAAGCAATTTGACGCCATGGAAGTGGCCCTGAGCCGCATGAACCAGCAAACCGGCTGGCTTCTGCAGCAATTCAGCAGCCAGTGA
- a CDS encoding basic amino acid ABC transporter substrate-binding protein, with protein MSKKIITFIVLALFALTLGLAGCGQQKQQGQNQAAAPKVLKVGAETTFPPFEFQDEKTKEYTGFDVDLMKAIGKQLGYEVQIASMGFDALIPALEAGQIDVIASAMTITDERAKKVNFSKPYYKSGLTIVVKADNNTIKSFKDLEGKRIAVQIGTTGAEEAKKIKDAKVREFNSASEAYMELKAGGVDAVVNDKPVNDYYLAQGGAKDAKTVGDILQAEEYGIATAKKNTELANKINQALDELKKNGEYDKIYQKWFGQTKK; from the coding sequence GTGTCCAAAAAAATCATTACATTCATTGTCCTGGCCCTTTTCGCGCTGACGCTTGGCCTGGCCGGCTGTGGCCAGCAAAAACAGCAGGGGCAAAACCAGGCCGCCGCGCCGAAGGTGCTCAAAGTCGGCGCCGAGACTACTTTCCCGCCGTTTGAGTTTCAAGATGAAAAGACCAAGGAATATACCGGCTTCGACGTCGACCTGATGAAGGCTATCGGCAAGCAGCTGGGCTATGAAGTGCAGATTGCCAGCATGGGTTTCGACGCCCTTATTCCGGCCCTGGAAGCCGGGCAGATTGACGTCATTGCGTCGGCCATGACGATTACCGACGAGCGGGCGAAAAAGGTCAACTTCTCCAAACCGTACTATAAATCCGGCCTGACCATCGTGGTCAAGGCGGACAACAACACCATCAAGTCGTTCAAAGACCTGGAAGGCAAGCGGATTGCCGTGCAGATCGGTACGACCGGTGCGGAAGAAGCCAAGAAGATTAAGGACGCCAAAGTGCGCGAGTTCAACAGCGCTTCCGAAGCGTACATGGAGCTCAAGGCCGGCGGGGTTGACGCCGTTGTCAACGACAAGCCGGTGAACGACTACTATCTCGCCCAGGGCGGCGCCAAAGACGCCAAGACGGTGGGCGACATTCTCCAGGCCGAAGAATATGGCATCGCCACGGCCAAGAAAAACACTGAATTGGCCAACAAAATCAACCAGGCCCTTGACGAACTCAAGAAAAACGGCGAATACGACAAGATTTACCAGAAGTGGTTTGGCCAAACGAAAAAATAA
- a CDS encoding Nramp family divalent metal transporter yields the protein MRRDMENDIGKRTIPAFLRYVGPGILVTVGFIDPGNWATNLAAGAGFGYKLLWMVTLSTIMLIILQHNAAHLGIVTGLCLAEAAALHLRPLVARAALATAVLAAVATAMAEILGGAIALNMLVGLPLKVGAPLVAGLCGWLLLSNSYHRLEKIIIGFVSLIGLSFLFELSLVDIDWTQAAAGWVTPALPAGALPVVMGVLGAVVMPHNLFLHSEVIQSRQWNLEDEAVIRRQLKYEFLDTLLSMGIGWAINSAMILISAAVFFVHGAAVDDLVQAQELLRPLMGSAAATVFAVALLFSGLSSTTTAGMAGASIFAGLFGKAYDSRDRHSLIGILITYGGALAALLAVERPFEGLIYSQVALSMQLPLTVFLQVYLTSSPKVMGKYANSTWQKIVLLTVAAVVTALNILLLKDMLS from the coding sequence TTGAGGCGCGATATGGAAAACGACATTGGCAAAAGAACCATTCCCGCCTTTTTGCGGTATGTGGGGCCGGGGATTTTGGTAACGGTGGGGTTTATCGACCCGGGCAACTGGGCGACCAATCTGGCGGCCGGCGCTGGTTTTGGCTATAAACTGCTGTGGATGGTAACGCTGTCGACGATAATGCTGATTATTCTGCAGCACAATGCGGCGCACCTGGGGATTGTGACCGGGCTGTGTTTGGCTGAGGCGGCGGCGCTGCACCTGCGGCCGCTGGTAGCCCGGGCGGCGCTGGCAACGGCGGTGTTGGCGGCGGTGGCCACGGCCATGGCCGAGATTTTGGGCGGGGCGATCGCGCTCAATATGCTGGTTGGCCTGCCGCTTAAGGTGGGGGCGCCGCTGGTGGCCGGCCTGTGCGGTTGGCTGTTGTTATCCAATTCGTACCACCGGCTGGAGAAGATTATTATCGGTTTTGTGTCGCTCATTGGTTTATCGTTTTTGTTCGAGCTCAGTCTGGTGGACATTGACTGGACGCAGGCAGCGGCCGGCTGGGTGACGCCGGCGCTGCCTGCCGGGGCGCTGCCGGTTGTCATGGGCGTGCTGGGCGCGGTGGTCATGCCGCACAATTTATTTTTGCATTCCGAGGTCATCCAGAGCCGCCAGTGGAACCTTGAGGACGAGGCGGTCATCCGCCGCCAGCTCAAATATGAGTTTTTGGATACGCTGCTGTCCATGGGGATCGGATGGGCGATCAACAGTGCGATGATTTTGATCAGCGCCGCCGTGTTTTTTGTCCATGGTGCGGCGGTCGATGACCTGGTTCAGGCCCAGGAACTGCTCAGGCCGCTTATGGGCAGCGCGGCGGCGACCGTATTTGCCGTGGCACTGCTATTTTCGGGCCTATCTTCCACCACGACCGCCGGCATGGCGGGGGCCAGCATTTTTGCCGGCCTGTTTGGCAAGGCATATGACAGCCGCGACCGGCATTCGCTTATCGGCATCCTGATCACCTACGGCGGGGCGCTGGCGGCGCTATTGGCCGTCGAGCGGCCGTTCGAAGGGCTGATTTACTCGCAAGTGGCGCTCAGCATGCAGCTGCCGCTGACGGTGTTTTTGCAGGTCTACCTTACATCTTCGCCGAAGGTAATGGGCAAATACGCCAATTCAACCTGGCAGAAAATCGTGCTGTTGACCGTCGCCGCGGTGGTGACGGCGCTCAATATACTGCTGCTTAAGGATATGCTCTCGTGA
- a CDS encoding basic amino acid ABC transporter substrate-binding protein, producing MSKKLVALIVLGIFVLSLGLAGCGSQQAAQPAKPKVLKVGTDAAFAPFEFQDEKTKEYVGFDIDLIKAIAKQMGAEVQIQSMGFDGLIPALEAGQIDIAIAGMTITEERAKKVNFSKPYYKSGLTILVKADNNTIKSFKDLEGKKIAVQIGTTGAMEAKKIKDAVIREFNNAPEAFMELKAGGVDAVINDKPVNDYYLSQGGAKDAKTVGDLLKSEDYGIATAKKNTELAQKIDKALDEVIKSGEYEKIYVKWFGKKP from the coding sequence ATGTCCAAGAAACTGGTTGCGCTCATTGTATTGGGAATTTTTGTGCTGTCCCTGGGGCTGGCGGGCTGCGGCAGCCAACAGGCGGCCCAACCGGCCAAGCCGAAGGTTCTCAAAGTCGGCACTGATGCCGCGTTTGCTCCTTTTGAGTTCCAGGACGAGAAAACAAAAGAATATGTTGGTTTTGACATCGACCTCATCAAGGCCATTGCCAAGCAGATGGGGGCGGAAGTGCAGATCCAGAGCATGGGCTTTGACGGCCTTATTCCCGCGCTGGAGGCCGGCCAGATCGATATCGCCATCGCCGGCATGACGATTACCGAGGAGCGGGCGAAAAAAGTCAATTTCTCCAAACCGTATTACAAGTCCGGTCTGACCATCCTCGTCAAGGCGGACAACAACACCATCAAGTCGTTCAAAGACCTGGAAGGCAAGAAGATCGCCGTCCAGATCGGCACCACCGGCGCGATGGAAGCCAAGAAAATTAAGGACGCCGTCATCCGCGAGTTCAATAATGCGCCTGAGGCCTTCATGGAACTGAAAGCCGGCGGCGTCGACGCCGTAATCAATGACAAGCCGGTGAACGACTACTACCTGTCCCAGGGTGGCGCCAAAGACGCCAAGACGGTGGGCGACCTGCTGAAATCGGAGGATTACGGCATTGCCACCGCCAAGAAGAACACCGAGCTGGCGCAAAAAATTGACAAAGCGTTGGACGAAGTGATCAAGAGCGGCGAGTATGAGAAAATTTATGTGAAATGGTTTGGCAAAAAGCCATAG